Proteins found in one Coffea eugenioides isolate CCC68of chromosome 5, Ceug_1.0, whole genome shotgun sequence genomic segment:
- the LOC113769880 gene encoding polyphenol oxidase I, chloroplastic-like — protein MAFFSLPSSTHPIHPAQVRSSSLKPLIYSSSPGFFSHAFRPTRVTNHKTHAEASTCKAQNADHHQNPSTDDSISSSKSNSSKTSAGQFERRDVLLGLGGLYGATTLGTKQSSLALPVSPDISNCTDARETPNGIPINCCPPSAASYSDYTPSAREVYTRMPAHTVSHDYVKKYSSAIAKMKNLSLSDPRNFYQQANVHCVYCDEGYSQSGFPDKKLDVHSSWLFFPWHRWFLYFFERICKNLLDDDTFTLPFWQWDDSSGMQIPPMFNDSKLSLYNCIRNPKHLPPKVVDLAYKGTDSGIDPKTQIQYNCCTMYTQMITHSSAPPLFFGHPLLGGGDPDPGAGSIETEPHNNVHDWVGDPSEPNNEDMGVLYSAGRDPIFYAHHANVDRMWYIYNNVLKRKNIEDPDWLNSSFIFFNEAGRPVRVTVKDSTNLAKLGYTYPDLPLSWLDRKPKARRKGLNLTKVSAPKASEVLPIKLEKPISFVVERPKKSRSGQEKAEAEEVLKIKGIEFDKGETVVFDVFVNEDDTSKCNPCKAESLGSFHTLAHGHGKKSTTSRSFAISEVLEELGADDFDSILVILVPRRGVVTIGGVEITFVPKP, from the coding sequence ATGgctttcttttcccttccttCCTCGACTCACCCTATCCATCCTGCCCAAGTTCGCTCTTCCTCCTTAAAACCTTTAATTTACTCATCTTCTCCTGGCTTCTTTTCTCACGCATTTCGACCAACTCGTGTAACAAACCACAAAACCCATGCAGAAGCTAGTACATGCAAAGCCCAAAATGCAGACCATCATCAAAACCCTAGTACTGATGACAGTATTAGTTCATCCAAATCCAATAGCAGTAAAACTTCAGCAGGGCAGTTTGAAAGAAGGGATGTCCTTCTTGGCCTCGGAGGGCTATATGGTGCAACCACACTTGGCACCAAACAATCAAGCCTTGCGCTGCCAGTTTCACCCGATATTTCCAACTGTACCGATGCCAGGGAGACTCCAAATGGCATACCGATCAACTGTTGCCCTCCCTCCGCCGCGAGTTACAGTGATTATACACCTTCTGCTCGCGAAGTCTACACAAGAATGCCGGCTCACACGGTCAGCCATGACTACGTCAAAAAATATTCATCTGCCATTGCAAAAATGAAGAACCTTTCTCTGAGCGATCCGCGTAATTTTTACCAACAAGCAAACGTCCATTGCGTGTATTGTGACGAAGGGTACTCTCAATCAGGCTTTCCAGACAAAAAATTGGACGTTCATAGCTCATGGCTATTTTTTCCGTGGCACAGATGGttcctttatttctttgaaAGAATTTGTAAAAACTTGCTCGATGATGATACGTTTACTTTGCCATTCTGGCAATGGGACGATTCTTCAGGCATGCAAATTCCACCCATGTTTAACGACAGCAAATTGTCCCTATACAATTGCATCCGCAACCCAAAACACTTGCCTCCTAAAGTGGTGGATTTAGCTTACAAAGGCACCGATTCGGGCATCGACCCCAAGACTCAAATCCAGTACAATTGTTGCACAATGTACACTCAAATGATCACTCACTCGTCCGCGCCTCCGCTTTTCTTCGGACACCCACTGTTGGGGGGTGGTGATCCCGATCCAGGAGCTGGTTCCATAGAAACTGAACCCCACAATAATGTGCACGATTGGGTTGGCGACCCTTCCGAGCCTAACAACGAGGACATGGGAGTCCTATATTCAGCCGGCCGAGACCCTATATTCTATGCTCACCATGCCAACGTTGATAGAATGTGGTACATTTATAACAATGTTTTGAAACGCAAAAATATTGAAGACCCAGATTGGTTAAattcctcttttattttcttcaatgAAGCGGGAAGACCCGTTAGAGTGACTGTTAAGGATTCCACAAATCTCGCCAAGCTTGGATATACCTATCCTGACTTGCCACTTTCTTGGTTAGATCGTAAGCCAAAAGCGCGTAGAAAGGGCCTGAACCTGACAAAGGTGTCCGCACCTAAGGCTAGTGAAGTGCTGCCAATAAAATTAGAGAAACCCATCAGCTTCGTGGTTGAGCGGCCTAAGAAGTCAAGGAGTGGACAAGAAAAAGCAGAGGCAGAAGAGGTGCTTAAGATTAAGGGAATCGAATTTGATAAAGGAGAAACTGTGGTGTTCGATGTGTTTGTGAACGAAGACGATACGAGTAAGTGTAATCCGTGCAAGGCTGAGTCTCTAGGAAGCTTCCACACCTTGGCCCACGGACATGGCAAGAAATCTACCACTTCCCGTAGTTTTGCGATTTCAGAGGTGTTGGAGGAATTGGGAGCTGATGATTTTGAcagcattttggtcattttggtCCCCAGAAGAGGTGTTGTGACCATAGGTGGTGTCGAGATTACCTTTGTTCCTAAACCTTAA